One Paenibacillus sp. FSL W8-0186 genomic window carries:
- the eno gene encoding phosphopyruvate hydratase, producing the protein MTIISDVYAREVLDSRGNPTVEVEVYLESGAIGRAIVPSGASTGAHEAVELRDEDKSRYLGKGVLKAVENVNEIIAPEVIGMDALDQLGIDKLMITLDGTPNKGKLGANAILAVSMAVARAAADALDLPLYVYLGGFNAKQLPVPMMNIVNGGAHADNNVDVQEFMVLPVGAPTFKEALRVGAEIFHNLKSVLKAKGLNTAVGDEGGFAPNFSSNEDALSSIIEAIEKAGYKPGEDVMLGMDVASTEFFKDGKYHLEGEGKSYTPAEFVDLLASWVDKYPIVTIEDGCSEDDWEGWKLLTEKLGDKIQLVGDDLFVTNTERLEKGIKDGIGNSILIKVNQIGTLTETFDAIEMAKRAGYTAVISHRSGESEDSTIADIAVATNAGQIKTGAPSRTDRVAKYNQLLRIEDQLGELAQYNGLKSFYNLKQ; encoded by the coding sequence ATGACTATTATTTCTGACGTATACGCTCGCGAAGTCCTAGACTCCCGCGGTAATCCGACGGTAGAAGTTGAAGTATATCTGGAGTCCGGCGCAATTGGCCGCGCTATCGTTCCTTCCGGCGCTTCCACGGGCGCTCACGAAGCAGTTGAGCTGCGTGATGAGGACAAGTCCCGTTACCTGGGTAAAGGGGTATTGAAAGCTGTTGAGAACGTAAACGAAATTATCGCTCCTGAAGTGATCGGCATGGACGCTTTGGACCAACTTGGCATCGACAAGCTGATGATCACTTTGGATGGAACGCCTAACAAAGGCAAGCTCGGCGCGAACGCGATCTTGGCTGTATCCATGGCTGTAGCCCGCGCAGCAGCTGACGCTCTGGATCTTCCGCTGTACGTATACCTTGGCGGATTCAACGCGAAGCAGCTTCCAGTTCCAATGATGAACATCGTGAACGGCGGCGCGCATGCGGACAACAACGTTGACGTGCAAGAGTTCATGGTTCTGCCTGTAGGCGCACCTACTTTCAAAGAAGCACTTCGCGTAGGCGCTGAAATTTTCCATAACCTGAAATCCGTACTTAAAGCAAAAGGCCTGAACACAGCTGTAGGCGACGAGGGCGGCTTTGCTCCTAACTTCTCCTCCAATGAGGATGCTCTGTCTTCCATCATTGAGGCGATCGAGAAAGCAGGATACAAACCAGGCGAAGACGTTATGCTGGGTATGGACGTTGCTTCTACTGAATTCTTCAAAGACGGCAAATACCATCTTGAAGGCGAAGGTAAATCCTACACTCCAGCTGAATTCGTTGATTTGCTGGCTTCTTGGGTGGACAAATACCCAATCGTTACGATCGAAGACGGCTGCTCCGAGGACGACTGGGAAGGTTGGAAATTGCTCACTGAGAAATTGGGCGATAAAATCCAGCTGGTGGGCGACGACCTGTTCGTAACAAACACAGAGCGTCTGGAAAAAGGAATCAAAGACGGTATCGGTAACTCCATCCTGATCAAAGTGAACCAAATCGGTACGTTGACAGAAACTTTCGACGCGATCGAAATGGCAAAACGCGCAGGCTACACAGCAGTTATCTCCCACCGTTCCGGTGAGTCCGAAGACAGCACGATCGCTGACATCGCTGTAGCGACAAACGCTGGCCAAATCAAAACGGGTGCTCCTTCCCGTACAGACCGTGTTGCCAAGTACAACCAATTGCTTCGCATCGAAGATCAATTGGGCGAGCTGGCTCAATACAACGGCTTGAAATCTTTCTACAACCTGAAACAATAG
- a CDS encoding sugar-binding domain-containing protein, translating into MRNILEMQKQLLPDLMEILKKRHTILHQIMLSDVIGRRTLALSLNMTERVLRAETDLLKAQGLIEIENIGMRISDSGRKLLEDMEPIVKEIFGLANLEEKIRKAFGLRKVVVIPGDWETSPLTKRELGLAGAKALLGAMRGGDVVAVTGGTTMAEVAEQLNPPANAAFKQNWFVPARGGLGESLEIQANTIASGMAKRVGAGYRLLHVPDLLGKEAYQSLVHDPNIQDIVSTIRQARIVVHGIGDATEMARRRKLDRAMIEDLQKDGAVAESFGYYFDKEGVVVHKMLTLGLRLEDIRKTDTVIGIAGGKSKAKAIHAVLQFGHEDILVTDEAAAMDIVSELEQKEKQQNSVI; encoded by the coding sequence ATGCGAAATATTTTAGAAATGCAGAAGCAGCTTCTTCCAGATCTCATGGAAATTCTCAAGAAAAGGCATACCATACTTCACCAGATCATGTTATCGGATGTGATTGGTCGCAGAACCTTGGCGCTTTCGCTAAACATGACGGAACGTGTACTGCGTGCCGAAACAGATCTCCTGAAGGCTCAAGGCCTGATTGAAATCGAGAATATAGGCATGAGGATTAGCGATTCGGGCAGGAAACTGCTAGAAGATATGGAGCCGATCGTAAAAGAAATATTCGGCCTCGCTAATTTGGAGGAGAAGATTCGCAAAGCCTTTGGATTGCGCAAGGTTGTGGTCATTCCTGGAGACTGGGAGACCTCTCCGCTGACGAAGCGGGAGCTCGGTCTGGCAGGTGCCAAAGCGCTGCTGGGGGCCATGCGCGGCGGAGACGTCGTAGCGGTCACAGGCGGTACAACGATGGCCGAGGTAGCGGAGCAGCTGAATCCGCCGGCGAATGCAGCGTTCAAGCAGAACTGGTTCGTTCCGGCGCGAGGCGGGCTCGGCGAGAGCCTGGAAATCCAGGCGAATACGATTGCTTCCGGCATGGCTAAGCGGGTTGGAGCAGGTTACCGGCTGCTGCATGTGCCCGATTTGCTCGGCAAGGAGGCGTATCAGTCACTGGTGCACGACCCGAATATTCAGGATATCGTAAGCACGATTCGCCAGGCGCGGATTGTTGTGCACGGCATCGGGGATGCTACGGAGATGGCCCGCCGCCGCAAGCTCGACCGAGCAATGATCGAGGACTTGCAGAAGGATGGCGCGGTTGCAGAATCATTTGGATACTATTTCGATAAAGAAGGCGTAGTTGTTCACAAAATGCTGACCCTGGGACTCCGTCTGGAAGACATCAGGAAGACGGACACGGTGATTGGAATCGCGGGCGGCAAAAGCAAGGCTAAAGCTATACACGCGGTGCTGCAGTTCGGACATGAAGACATTCTTGTCACGGACGAAGCCGCGGCAATGGACATCGTGAGCGAACTGGAGCAAAAAGAAAAACAGCAGAACAGCGTTATTTGA
- a CDS encoding extracellular solute-binding protein, whose protein sequence is MNDSELTLNIGYFSEKQFENRYSSLLSIEYPKLNYNVIPTSDLITERISVQEWTAENAVDLIYLPPAYLQSLANNGFLQELDPYIQKTSFSLDTFVPSVVELMKQYGDGKLYGLAPTFYSRALVYNSHLFDQYDVPYPKDQMTWEEIIDLARQFPKGLTHSYPSNAHFLINVGQTENLQAYNEDTKQITLDSSSWANLLELTLEPLRTGNIALHDLNDNLFLTGEYAMGIITYEELIQLEQQGSELEWKLVTMPTHPSEPDSSHHYVLDGMWAIPASSTESDAAWELIRFFMSDQTAKWSYRSVYGFSSLTAYTSMGQSTSDIEAFYKLRPAYRTSPVPSTIYELLNEAIEQAITGNATAEQALAQIAKKEIQ, encoded by the coding sequence TTGAACGACAGCGAACTCACCTTAAACATCGGCTACTTCTCAGAGAAGCAGTTCGAGAATAGATATTCATCCTTGCTGTCGATTGAATATCCGAAATTAAATTACAATGTAATACCGACAAGCGACTTAATAACGGAGAGGATATCCGTACAAGAATGGACTGCTGAGAACGCTGTAGACCTAATCTACCTTCCGCCGGCTTATTTGCAATCTTTGGCAAATAACGGATTTCTCCAGGAGCTTGATCCATACATACAAAAAACCTCCTTCTCTCTGGATACTTTCGTACCGAGCGTCGTAGAACTCATGAAGCAATATGGGGATGGCAAGCTATACGGGCTGGCCCCAACCTTCTATAGCCGGGCACTTGTATACAACTCTCATTTATTTGACCAATATGACGTTCCATATCCCAAGGATCAGATGACCTGGGAGGAAATCATTGATTTAGCCCGTCAATTCCCCAAAGGGCTGACGCATTCTTACCCGTCGAACGCCCACTTTTTAATTAACGTTGGGCAAACCGAGAACCTCCAAGCCTACAATGAGGATACGAAGCAAATCACTTTGGACAGCTCCTCATGGGCAAATTTGCTGGAGCTTACTCTTGAGCCGCTAAGAACAGGAAACATTGCCCTTCATGATTTAAATGACAATTTATTTTTAACAGGCGAGTATGCCATGGGCATTATCACATACGAAGAATTGATTCAGCTGGAGCAGCAAGGCTCGGAACTGGAATGGAAGCTGGTGACCATGCCAACCCATCCATCGGAGCCGGATTCAAGCCACCACTATGTGTTAGACGGCATGTGGGCGATCCCTGCCAGCTCGACCGAAAGCGATGCAGCCTGGGAATTAATCCGTTTCTTTATGTCAGATCAAACTGCCAAATGGTCGTATCGTTCCGTTTATGGCTTTTCTTCACTCACGGCTTACACTTCCATGGGGCAGAGCACCTCAGATATAGAAGCCTTCTACAAGCTTAGACCCGCATATCGTACAAGCCCGGTTCCAAGCACCATTTATGAGCTTCTAAATGAAGCGATAGAACAGGCCATCACCGGTAATGCAACAGCAGAACAGGCTTTAGCTCAAATCGCTAAGAAAGAAATTCAATAA
- the gpmI gene encoding 2,3-bisphosphoglycerate-independent phosphoglycerate mutase — protein MAAPRPVALIIMDGFGLRNTTEGNAVAQAYKPNYDRYLKEYPNTTLTACGEAVGLPEGQMGNSEVGHLNIGAGRIVYQDLTRISKSIREGEFFENETLVDAVRSAKANGKKLHLYGLLSDGGVHSHIDHMFAMLDLAKKEEMNEVYIHAFLDGRDVAPDSAKGFIERLIAKIEEVGVGKIATVQGRYYAMDRDKRWDRVEKSYRAMVYGEGPKYTDPITAVTESYEKSVFDEFVMPTVIVDGHDQPIALVESGDSVVFLNFRPDRAIQLSNVFTNKDFQGFDRGPKFPQGLHFVCLTLFAETVEGYVAYKPKDLDNTFGEVLVQHGKTQLRIAETEKYPHVTFFFSGGRDVQLPGETRVLINSPKVATYDLKPEMSAYEVAEAAVKEIESDKHDAIILNFANPDMVGHSGMLEPTKKAVEVTDECVGKVVDAVKAKGGVVIIIADHGNADMVFDENGRPFTAHTTNPVPFIVTDENVILRDSGILADVAPTLLDLMGLPKPEEMTGTSMIASRKA, from the coding sequence ATGGCAGCTCCAAGACCTGTAGCACTTATCATCATGGACGGCTTCGGCCTGCGGAATACGACGGAAGGCAACGCGGTTGCCCAGGCTTATAAGCCGAACTACGACCGCTACCTGAAGGAATATCCGAATACGACATTGACGGCTTGCGGCGAGGCGGTAGGCCTGCCGGAAGGGCAAATGGGGAACTCCGAGGTAGGTCACTTGAACATCGGTGCAGGACGCATCGTGTACCAAGACTTGACCCGGATTTCCAAGTCGATCCGTGAAGGCGAATTTTTCGAGAACGAGACTTTGGTAGATGCCGTGCGCAGCGCCAAGGCTAACGGGAAGAAGCTGCATCTGTACGGGCTTCTCTCTGACGGCGGCGTACACAGCCACATTGACCATATGTTCGCGATGCTCGACCTGGCGAAGAAGGAAGAGATGAACGAGGTCTATATCCACGCATTCCTGGATGGCCGCGACGTGGCACCGGACAGTGCGAAAGGCTTCATCGAGCGTCTCATCGCCAAAATCGAGGAAGTCGGAGTAGGCAAAATCGCCACAGTGCAAGGACGCTACTATGCAATGGACCGCGACAAGCGCTGGGATCGCGTAGAGAAGTCCTACCGCGCCATGGTATATGGCGAAGGGCCGAAATACACTGATCCGATCACAGCCGTGACGGAATCCTACGAGAAATCGGTCTTCGATGAATTCGTTATGCCGACTGTCATCGTGGACGGACATGACCAGCCGATCGCGCTTGTCGAGTCCGGCGATTCGGTTGTGTTCCTGAACTTCCGTCCTGACCGGGCGATTCAATTGTCGAACGTATTTACGAACAAGGATTTCCAAGGCTTTGACCGGGGGCCGAAGTTCCCGCAAGGTCTGCATTTTGTCTGCCTGACGCTGTTCGCAGAGACGGTAGAGGGCTATGTAGCCTATAAGCCGAAGGATCTGGACAATACGTTTGGCGAGGTTCTTGTGCAGCATGGGAAAACTCAGCTTCGCATTGCCGAAACGGAGAAATACCCGCACGTCACATTCTTCTTCAGCGGCGGACGTGATGTTCAGCTGCCAGGCGAAACGCGCGTGCTGATCAACTCGCCGAAGGTGGCCACGTACGACCTGAAGCCGGAAATGAGCGCTTATGAAGTGGCTGAAGCTGCTGTGAAGGAGATTGAGTCCGATAAGCATGACGCGATCATTCTGAACTTCGCGAACCCGGACATGGTAGGCCATTCCGGCATGCTGGAGCCAACGAAGAAAGCGGTGGAAGTAACCGACGAATGCGTAGGCAAAGTGGTGGATGCCGTTAAGGCAAAAGGCGGCGTCGTCATCATTATCGCCGACCACGGGAATGCCGATATGGTATTTGACGAAAATGGTCGTCCGTTCACTGCACACACGACGAACCCGGTTCCTTTCATCGTAACTGATGAGAATGTTATACTACGTGATAGCGGCATCCTGGCGGATGTGGCGCCAACGCTTCTGGATTTGATGGGTCTGCCTAAACCGGAAGAAATGACAGGCACCTCGATGATTGCCAGCCGTAAAGCATAA
- the tpiA gene encoding triose-phosphate isomerase, whose amino-acid sequence MRTPIIAGNWKMFKTVPEAKAFFEAVKGKAEVDGVESVICAPFTNLPALVEAAKGTKIKIGAQNLHFEDEGAFTGEISGGMLKDLGVDYVIIGHSERRAYFGETDEIVNKKVHAAFKHGLTPIPCVGEKLEEREAGQTKEVVKVQTEAALGGLSAEQAAQVVIAYEPIWAIGTGKSSTAQDANEVISYIRSLVKDLYNEEVAGKIRIQYGGSVKPENVKEYMGESDIDGALVGGASLQPASYIQLVEGAQ is encoded by the coding sequence ATGAGAACACCGATCATTGCAGGGAACTGGAAAATGTTCAAAACCGTTCCTGAAGCAAAAGCTTTCTTCGAAGCGGTGAAAGGCAAAGCGGAGGTAGACGGCGTTGAGAGCGTAATTTGCGCTCCTTTCACGAATCTGCCAGCTTTGGTCGAAGCGGCTAAAGGAACGAAAATCAAAATTGGTGCTCAAAACCTGCATTTCGAAGATGAAGGTGCATTTACCGGTGAAATCAGCGGTGGAATGCTGAAGGATCTGGGCGTCGATTATGTCATTATCGGGCATTCCGAACGCCGGGCTTACTTCGGAGAGACGGATGAAATCGTGAATAAGAAAGTTCATGCTGCATTCAAGCATGGCTTGACTCCGATTCCTTGCGTCGGCGAGAAGCTGGAGGAGCGCGAGGCTGGCCAAACGAAGGAAGTCGTTAAGGTGCAAACCGAAGCGGCGCTGGGAGGATTGTCCGCAGAGCAGGCCGCACAAGTGGTTATTGCTTACGAGCCGATCTGGGCGATCGGAACGGGCAAATCTTCTACGGCTCAGGATGCGAATGAAGTGATCTCCTACATCCGCAGCCTCGTTAAAGATTTGTACAATGAAGAGGTTGCCGGTAAAATCCGTATTCAATACGGCGGCAGCGTAAAACCTGAGAATGTGAAGGAATATATGGGCGAAAGCGACATCGACGGCGCGCTTGTCGGCGGTGCCAGCCTGCAGCCTGCTTCGTATATTCAACTGGTCGAGGGGGCGCAATAA
- the secG gene encoding preprotein translocase subunit SecG: MELFLKILLIIFSIGVITAVLLQEGKSAGLTGAISGGAEHLFGKAKARGMELVLERATVVLAAGFFILAIAVAVVIK; this comes from the coding sequence ATGGAATTGTTTTTGAAAATATTGCTTATTATTTTTTCCATCGGTGTAATCACGGCAGTCCTTCTGCAGGAAGGTAAAAGCGCGGGTCTGACCGGCGCCATCTCCGGAGGAGCGGAACATCTGTTTGGCAAAGCGAAAGCGCGAGGCATGGAGCTTGTTCTGGAGCGGGCTACTGTTGTACTTGCTGCTGGATTCTTCATTCTGGCCATTGCCGTTGCTGTTGTTATTAAATAG
- the gap gene encoding type I glyceraldehyde-3-phosphate dehydrogenase — MSVKVGINGFGRIGRLAFRRIQNVEGIEVVAINDLTDAKMLAHLLKYDTTQGRFEGDVEVHDGFFKVNGKEVKVLANRNPEELPWGELGVDIVLECTGFFTTKEKAELHLKGGAKKVVISAPATGDMKTIVYNVNHEILDGSETVISGASCTTNCLAPMAKVLNDKFGIVEGLMTTIHAYTGDQNTLDAPHAKGDFRRARAAAENIIPNTTGAAKAIGLVIPELQGKLDGAAQRVPVATGSLTELVTVLEKSVTAAEINEAMKAAADPETYGYTEDEIVSSDIKGITFGSLFDATQTKVLTVGDKQLVKTVAWYDNEMSYTAQLVRTLEYFAKKAK, encoded by the coding sequence ATGAGTGTAAAAGTAGGTATTAACGGTTTTGGACGTATTGGACGTCTTGCTTTCCGTCGTATTCAAAACGTAGAAGGCATCGAAGTAGTAGCGATTAATGACTTGACCGACGCTAAAATGTTGGCTCATCTGTTGAAATATGATACAACTCAAGGCAGATTCGAAGGCGATGTAGAAGTTCACGACGGCTTCTTTAAAGTGAATGGCAAAGAAGTTAAAGTTCTGGCTAACCGCAACCCTGAAGAGCTTCCTTGGGGCGAGCTTGGCGTGGACATTGTTCTGGAGTGCACAGGCTTCTTCACAACGAAAGAAAAAGCTGAGCTTCACTTGAAAGGCGGCGCGAAGAAAGTTGTTATCTCCGCTCCAGCTACAGGCGACATGAAAACGATCGTTTACAACGTTAACCATGAAATCCTTGACGGCTCCGAGACGGTTATTTCCGGCGCTTCCTGTACGACGAACTGCTTGGCTCCAATGGCTAAGGTTCTGAATGACAAATTCGGTATCGTTGAAGGCTTGATGACGACAATCCACGCTTACACAGGCGACCAAAACACGCTTGACGCTCCTCATGCGAAAGGCGACTTCCGCCGTGCTCGCGCAGCTGCTGAGAACATCATTCCTAACACGACTGGTGCAGCTAAAGCTATCGGTCTGGTTATCCCTGAACTGCAAGGCAAACTTGACGGCGCAGCACAACGCGTGCCTGTAGCTACAGGTTCCCTGACTGAGCTTGTAACTGTTCTTGAGAAGAGCGTAACGGCTGCTGAGATCAACGAAGCAATGAAAGCTGCTGCTGATCCAGAAACTTACGGCTACACAGAAGACGAGATCGTATCTTCCGACATCAAAGGAATCACTTTCGGTTCTCTCTTCGACGCTACTCAAACTAAAGTTCTTACTGTTGGCGACAAACAACTGGTTAAAACTGTAGCTTGGTATGACAACGAAATGTCCTACACAGCACAACTCGTTCGTACGCTGGAGTACTTCGCTAAAAAAGCTAAGTAA
- a CDS encoding phosphoglycerate kinase, producing MNKKSVRDVEVTGKRVFVRVDFNVPVQDGKISDDTRIRETLPTINYLVEKGAKVILASHMGRPKGEVVESLRLNLAAERLSELLGKKVAKADEAVGEAVKAQVAALNNGDVLVLENVRFYPGEEKNDPELAKQFAELADLFVNDAFGAAHRAHASTEGIAHHLPAVSGLLMEKELAVLGKALSNPDRPFTAIIGGSKVKDKIDVIDNLLNIADNVLIGGGLTYTFFKAQGYEIGKSLLDESKLDVSLEFIEKAKKLGKNFELPVDIVVADDFSADANHKVVDIDSIPADWEGVDIGPKTRAKYAEIIKNSKLVVWNGPMGVFEIDIFANGTREVAEACASTEGYTIIGGGDSAAATEKFNLADKMDHISTGGGASLEFMEGKALPGVVALNDK from the coding sequence ATGAACAAGAAAAGTGTACGTGATGTGGAAGTAACCGGCAAACGCGTGTTTGTCCGCGTCGATTTTAACGTCCCAGTTCAGGATGGTAAAATTTCCGATGATACTCGTATTCGTGAGACGCTGCCTACCATTAACTATTTGGTGGAGAAAGGCGCGAAAGTAATCCTTGCCAGCCATATGGGACGCCCGAAAGGCGAAGTGGTTGAATCGCTGCGCCTGAACCTGGCTGCAGAGCGCCTGTCCGAATTGCTCGGCAAAAAAGTAGCAAAAGCTGATGAAGCTGTCGGCGAAGCAGTTAAAGCACAAGTAGCTGCCCTGAACAATGGCGATGTACTTGTACTGGAGAATGTGCGCTTCTATCCAGGCGAAGAGAAAAACGATCCTGAGCTTGCGAAGCAATTCGCCGAGCTGGCTGATCTATTCGTCAATGACGCGTTTGGCGCGGCTCACCGTGCCCATGCTTCTACGGAAGGCATCGCTCACCATCTGCCAGCCGTATCCGGCCTGCTGATGGAGAAAGAGCTTGCTGTTCTTGGCAAGGCATTGTCCAATCCAGATCGTCCTTTCACAGCGATTATCGGCGGTTCTAAGGTTAAGGACAAAATCGATGTGATCGACAACCTGCTTAACATTGCCGACAACGTATTGATCGGCGGAGGACTGACTTATACCTTCTTCAAAGCACAAGGCTATGAAATCGGTAAATCCCTGCTGGATGAGAGCAAGCTGGATGTTTCCCTCGAATTCATCGAGAAAGCCAAAAAGCTGGGCAAAAACTTCGAGCTTCCGGTAGACATCGTTGTTGCGGATGACTTCAGCGCGGATGCCAACCATAAAGTCGTCGATATCGACAGCATTCCTGCAGATTGGGAAGGCGTGGACATCGGGCCGAAGACGCGCGCAAAATATGCGGAAATTATCAAAAACTCCAAGCTGGTTGTATGGAACGGACCGATGGGCGTATTTGAAATTGATATTTTCGCAAACGGTACTCGTGAGGTAGCAGAAGCTTGCGCTTCGACGGAAGGCTACACGATTATCGGCGGCGGCGACTCGGCAGCGGCAACCGAGAAATTCAACCTGGCGGATAAAATGGACCACATCTCCACGGGCGGCGGCGCTTCCCTGGAATTCATGGAAGGCAAGGCGCTTCCAGGCGTTGTGGCTTTGAACGACAAGTAA
- a CDS encoding ABC transporter substrate-binding protein gives MPIKRGLFIPLLLIIVFSSLTGCQRPQQVQPITIKVSYPSAQQFYKMFGFAFQKSHPYIEIQVIQDEPGTDGGSFDAEADVIYINGMDQYKAAIEQGKLRQIPPPLLNPSTNEGDLSPIVTALLSSASEDGRYYALAPTFHSEALYFNKKLFDEYNIAYPYDGMSWSDVFALAQRFPTEDKEGNRLYGIQMNYYKNVTMNYILKAGETENLSYFDPHTMKVTMNTEHWKSIWSNAVQAFRAGVVYDLGEELDSMKHPAFLTEDAAMTVSSNVLAYNFEPFSHFEGGTMLDWGVVSAPIDPLNPDTSNFYEIFDFFGVSSISEHPEEALELVKFIAGDALNSRLLAQKQPNYGLPAVTEYVHPVTGHDLSPLYSLQANPDYIDPYTQVDANVLDAFQSAAQSVLDRLLQNELTLEEALAEAELRGQEAVDTTLAELELKQ, from the coding sequence ATGCCCATAAAACGCGGACTGTTCATACCTTTACTTCTTATCATCGTTTTTTCGTCACTTACAGGCTGCCAAAGGCCCCAGCAGGTTCAACCGATTACGATCAAAGTCAGCTATCCGTCTGCACAGCAGTTCTATAAAATGTTCGGCTTTGCTTTCCAGAAGTCGCATCCCTATATTGAAATCCAGGTCATCCAGGATGAACCCGGAACGGACGGTGGCAGCTTCGATGCAGAGGCTGATGTAATCTATATAAACGGAATGGACCAATACAAAGCAGCAATAGAACAAGGTAAGCTTAGACAGATCCCTCCGCCCCTATTAAATCCATCAACGAACGAAGGAGATCTCTCGCCAATCGTTACCGCACTACTTAGCTCAGCTTCCGAGGACGGCCGCTACTATGCGTTAGCTCCTACTTTTCATAGCGAAGCGCTATATTTCAACAAGAAGCTGTTTGATGAATATAACATTGCTTATCCGTACGACGGAATGAGCTGGAGCGATGTATTTGCTCTGGCGCAGCGATTTCCTACTGAAGATAAAGAAGGCAACCGCTTGTACGGCATCCAAATGAATTATTACAAGAACGTGACGATGAACTATATCCTTAAAGCCGGGGAGACGGAGAACTTGTCTTATTTCGATCCCCATACCATGAAAGTAACAATGAATACCGAACACTGGAAATCGATCTGGTCCAACGCGGTTCAGGCTTTCCGTGCAGGTGTCGTTTATGACCTAGGAGAAGAGCTTGATTCAATGAAGCATCCCGCATTCTTGACAGAGGATGCGGCAATGACTGTGAGCTCCAATGTTCTCGCTTATAACTTCGAGCCCTTCTCCCATTTTGAAGGCGGTACAATGCTTGACTGGGGAGTGGTTAGCGCGCCTATTGACCCGCTGAATCCTGACACCTCCAACTTTTATGAGATCTTTGACTTTTTTGGCGTCTCTTCAATTTCAGAGCATCCGGAAGAAGCGCTTGAACTCGTCAAATTCATTGCTGGTGATGCTCTCAACAGCCGTCTGCTGGCTCAGAAACAGCCCAATTACGGCTTGCCGGCCGTAACCGAATATGTCCACCCGGTAACCGGGCATGATCTCTCTCCCCTTTATTCGCTTCAGGCTAACCCCGATTACATCGACCCGTATACCCAGGTCGACGCCAATGTGCTGGATGCTTTTCAATCTGCCGCTCAATCCGTGCTGGATCGGCTCCTGCAAAATGAGCTGACGCTGGAGGAAGCGCTCGCGGAGGCGGAGCTGCGTGGCCAAGAGGCGGTCGATACAACACTCGCCGAGCTTGAGCTGAAGCAGTAA